From Streptomyces sp. NBC_00775, one genomic window encodes:
- a CDS encoding ATP-binding protein, translating into MGQRSVRSRRTLFERESELAAAEEALSELTGVRRDGGEPPERPRGALLAFAGRAGIGKTTLLAEVRRRAAAKGCTVLSARGGDQEQGVAFHVARQLLQPQLAGSSESELRASLGSWYAIVGPALGLCAPAEGAPPDQQGLRDGLDWVLTHLAVQRAPMVLVLDDAHWADPESLSWLAGFAPRAEELPLLLAVAYRPDELPDHAEAFRGLPGRAGQRPIDLEPLSAAAVARLVREDLGTQADDAFCRECWAVTAGNPFEAVELTAKVRDRGLTPTEAGAHLLRDLAAAVKGSGLIARLERLGTSTVRFAWACAVLGTEIQPTLAAAVAGLGSEEAADAADALRGARILTGPVTAGGTLEFVHPLIATAVYRAIPGGVRVALHGQAAWCVIDEGLGPSAAARHLLETHPDGDTWVVQQLRAAARETLRAGAPDAARRCLARALREPPPFEDRAAVLYELGCASLLTEPATTVNHLRAALEEPITDPELRHHIVYRLSQVLAHSDRLGEASDTLAREIRVTGDARVRLRMQSEQFMWDAFRSDEPDSPARSRRLTRLADRLTGRELTERYVIGLRAWDATLRGEPAHIALHHAERALAGGLGWAEADRGFEVPVLVALTFMYADRPGRTEELFATGIADFEAQGWHGAHLSFGYTILGYVRYRRGRLAEAEDFVRAGLRLAERVGPGTPVHWYAVGTLIEVLLARGRTTEAARTAEDYAFEAPFPAAVTFPDAQTVHGELLLARGLTKDAAAELAAAGRRLDPRGMRNPAWCPWQLHLARAESHDAPERAVTTALEAVNRARQYGTPSAIGQALRAAAEVSSGSARVKFLEESVGHLERSPAAYELACALVALGTELRRVGRPKEAAEHLYRGLDAAVQCGADGLVEEARDELAAAGLRPRRLHSTETDTLTARERAAAALTVRGLDTARIAEELHTDEQAVVRMLSAVYRKVGTDRTGLAAALGEQPAP; encoded by the coding sequence ATGGGACAGCGCAGCGTACGGAGCCGTCGGACGCTTTTCGAGCGTGAGAGTGAACTCGCCGCCGCCGAAGAGGCGTTGAGCGAGCTCACCGGAGTGCGCAGGGACGGTGGTGAGCCACCGGAGCGTCCTCGCGGCGCGCTCCTCGCCTTCGCCGGACGCGCGGGCATCGGCAAGACGACCCTCCTCGCCGAAGTACGGCGGCGCGCCGCCGCCAAGGGCTGCACCGTGCTGTCCGCGCGCGGCGGCGACCAGGAGCAGGGCGTCGCCTTCCATGTCGCCCGCCAGCTCCTGCAACCCCAGCTCGCCGGGTCGTCGGAGTCCGAACTCCGGGCCTCGCTGGGGAGTTGGTACGCGATCGTCGGCCCCGCGCTCGGCCTGTGCGCGCCGGCCGAGGGCGCCCCGCCCGACCAGCAGGGCCTGCGCGACGGCCTCGACTGGGTACTCACGCACCTCGCGGTGCAGCGCGCCCCGATGGTGCTCGTCCTCGACGACGCGCACTGGGCCGACCCGGAGTCACTGAGCTGGCTCGCCGGATTCGCGCCGCGCGCCGAGGAACTCCCACTGCTGCTCGCCGTCGCCTACCGGCCCGACGAACTCCCCGACCACGCCGAGGCGTTCAGGGGACTGCCGGGACGCGCCGGGCAGCGCCCCATCGACCTCGAACCGCTCAGCGCGGCGGCCGTCGCCCGTCTCGTACGGGAGGATCTGGGCACCCAGGCCGACGACGCGTTCTGCCGCGAGTGCTGGGCGGTCACCGCGGGCAACCCCTTCGAGGCGGTCGAGCTGACCGCCAAGGTCCGCGACCGCGGACTGACCCCCACGGAGGCGGGGGCGCATCTGCTGCGCGACCTCGCCGCCGCCGTCAAGGGCAGCGGCCTGATCGCCCGCCTCGAACGCCTCGGCACCTCCACCGTGCGCTTCGCCTGGGCCTGCGCGGTGCTCGGCACCGAGATCCAGCCGACGCTCGCCGCCGCCGTCGCCGGCCTCGGCTCCGAGGAGGCCGCCGACGCCGCGGACGCCCTGCGCGGCGCCCGCATCCTCACCGGCCCGGTGACTGCCGGGGGCACGCTCGAATTCGTCCACCCGCTCATCGCCACCGCCGTCTACCGCGCCATTCCCGGCGGCGTCCGCGTCGCCCTGCACGGTCAGGCCGCCTGGTGCGTCATCGACGAGGGCCTCGGCCCGTCCGCCGCCGCCCGCCACCTCCTGGAGACCCACCCCGACGGCGACACCTGGGTCGTCCAGCAGCTGCGCGCCGCCGCCCGCGAGACCCTCCGCGCCGGAGCCCCCGACGCCGCCCGCCGCTGTCTGGCCCGCGCCCTGCGCGAACCGCCGCCCTTCGAGGACCGGGCCGCCGTCCTGTACGAGCTGGGCTGCGCCTCCCTGCTCACCGAACCGGCGACCACGGTCAACCATCTGCGCGCCGCCCTCGAAGAACCCATCACCGATCCGGAGCTGCGCCACCACATCGTCTACCGGCTCTCCCAGGTCCTCGCCCACAGCGACCGCCTCGGTGAGGCCTCCGACACCCTCGCCCGTGAGATCCGCGTGACCGGCGACGCCCGGGTGCGGCTGCGCATGCAGTCCGAGCAGTTCATGTGGGACGCGTTCCGTTCCGACGAACCCGACTCGCCCGCCCGCTCCCGCCGCCTGACCCGTCTCGCCGACCGGCTCACCGGCCGCGAGCTCACCGAGCGGTACGTCATCGGGCTGCGCGCCTGGGACGCCACCCTGCGCGGCGAACCCGCCCACATCGCCCTCCACCACGCCGAACGCGCCCTCGCCGGAGGGCTCGGCTGGGCCGAGGCCGACCGTGGCTTCGAGGTGCCCGTCCTGGTCGCCCTCACGTTCATGTACGCGGACCGGCCCGGGCGCACGGAGGAGCTGTTCGCCACCGGAATCGCCGACTTCGAGGCCCAGGGCTGGCACGGCGCCCACCTCTCCTTCGGCTACACCATCCTCGGGTACGTCCGCTACCGCCGCGGCCGGCTCGCAGAGGCCGAGGACTTCGTCCGCGCGGGCCTCCGGCTCGCCGAGCGGGTCGGGCCCGGCACCCCCGTCCACTGGTACGCCGTCGGCACTCTCATCGAGGTCCTGCTCGCCCGCGGCCGGACAACCGAGGCCGCACGGACCGCCGAGGACTACGCGTTCGAGGCGCCCTTCCCGGCCGCCGTGACCTTTCCCGACGCCCAGACCGTGCACGGCGAGCTGCTGCTCGCCCGCGGCCTCACCAAGGACGCCGCCGCCGAGCTCGCGGCCGCCGGCCGCCGGCTCGACCCACGCGGCATGCGCAACCCCGCCTGGTGCCCCTGGCAGCTCCACCTCGCCCGCGCCGAGAGCCACGACGCCCCGGAACGCGCCGTCACCACGGCACTCGAAGCGGTGAACCGCGCCCGCCAGTACGGCACCCCCTCCGCGATCGGCCAGGCACTGCGCGCCGCCGCCGAGGTCTCCTCCGGCTCGGCCCGCGTCAAGTTCCTCGAAGAGTCCGTAGGCCACCTGGAGCGCTCCCCGGCCGCGTACGAGCTCGCCTGCGCCCTGGTCGCCCTCGGCACCGAGCTGCGCCGTGTCGGCCGCCCCAAGGAAGCCGCCGAACACCTCTACCGGGGGCTCGACGCGGCTGTCCAGTGCGGAGCCGACGGGCTGGTCGAGGAGGCCCGTGACGAGCTGGCGGCCGCCGGTCTGCGGCCGCGGCGCCTGCACAGCACCGAGACGGACACGCTCACCGCCCGTGAACGGGCCGCCGCCGCACTCACCGTCCGTGGCCTCGACACGGCCCGGATCGCCGAGGAACTGCACACCGACGAGCAGGCCGTCGTACGCATGCTGTCGGCGGTCTACCGGAAGGTCGGCACGGACCGTACGGGACTCGCCGCCGCACTGGGCGAACAACCGGCGCCGTAA
- a CDS encoding thiolase domain-containing protein — translation MPPIRDIAVVAFAQTDHRRTSDELSEVEMLIPVLHDVLDRTGLKTSDIGFTCSGSTDYLAGRAFSFTMALDGVGAWPPISESHVEMDGAWALYEAWTKLLTGDADTALVYAYGKSSPGSVRDVLSRQLDPYYVAPLWPDSVALAALQAQALIDAGDTDEPALAGVAARSRSSAATNSHAQVRGSRAQGEYLVRPLRTGDCPPIGDGAAAVILAAGERARELCERPAWIRGIDHRIEAHSLGVRDLTDSPSTRLAAERAGAFERPVDTAELHAPFTSQEVVLRKALRLDDGVDVNPSGGALAANPVMAAGLIRIGEAAARIHRGESDRALAHATSGPCLQQNLVAVLEGDAR, via the coding sequence ATGCCGCCCATCAGGGACATCGCCGTCGTCGCCTTCGCGCAGACCGACCATCGGCGCACCAGTGACGAGCTCTCCGAGGTGGAGATGCTCATCCCGGTCCTGCACGATGTCCTCGACCGGACCGGCCTGAAGACCAGCGACATCGGATTCACCTGCTCCGGCTCCACCGACTATCTCGCGGGCCGCGCCTTCTCCTTCACGATGGCGCTCGACGGGGTGGGCGCCTGGCCGCCGATCTCCGAGTCGCACGTCGAGATGGACGGGGCGTGGGCGCTGTACGAGGCGTGGACGAAACTGCTGACCGGCGACGCCGACACCGCGCTCGTGTACGCGTACGGCAAGTCGTCGCCCGGCTCCGTACGGGACGTCCTGAGCCGGCAGCTCGACCCGTACTACGTGGCCCCCCTGTGGCCGGATTCCGTCGCGCTCGCCGCGCTTCAGGCGCAGGCGCTCATCGACGCGGGCGACACCGACGAGCCCGCGCTCGCCGGAGTTGCCGCCCGCAGCCGTTCGTCGGCGGCCACCAACTCCCACGCGCAGGTGAGGGGTTCGAGGGCTCAGGGCGAATACCTCGTACGTCCCCTGCGCACCGGCGACTGCCCGCCCATCGGCGACGGTGCCGCCGCCGTGATCCTCGCCGCGGGCGAGCGGGCCCGTGAACTGTGCGAACGGCCCGCCTGGATCCGGGGCATCGACCACCGCATCGAGGCACACAGCCTCGGCGTACGCGATCTGACCGACTCGCCGTCGACCCGCCTTGCCGCCGAGCGGGCCGGAGCCTTCGAACGGCCCGTGGACACCGCCGAGTTGCACGCCCCCTTCACCTCCCAGGAAGTGGTCCTGCGCAAGGCGCTCCGGCTTGACGACGGCGTGGACGTCAACCCCTCCGGGGGAGCGCTCGCCGCCAATCCGGTGATGGCGGCCGGGCTCATCCGTATCGGTGAGGCCGCCGCCCGCATCCACCGCGGCGAGTCCGACCGGGCGCTCGCCCACGCCACGTCGGGCCCCTGCCTCCAACAGAACCTGGTCGCCGTACTCGAAGGGGATGCCCGATGA
- a CDS encoding CGNR zinc finger domain-containing protein produces the protein MDDSISGDARLALDLALTIRHDGHGGVADDLTDPAGLTAWVQAHPDALPGAGRFVADPVTLTAVRDVRAAVRALFARAVRPGEPSPADAARLLPVPQAVECLNTAAALVPTVPVLGWAEDADPVVRQEAVGADAPLPALLARAAVAFLASPDRQRLRACHAPRCVRYFIKEHPRQEWCKPSCGNRARVARHHERHKKSA, from the coding sequence ATGGACGACTCGATCAGCGGGGACGCCAGGCTCGCCCTGGACCTCGCGCTGACCATTCGGCACGACGGTCACGGCGGTGTCGCCGACGATCTCACCGATCCCGCCGGGCTGACGGCCTGGGTCCAGGCGCACCCCGACGCCCTGCCGGGAGCCGGCCGGTTCGTCGCCGATCCGGTGACGCTCACCGCCGTACGCGACGTGCGCGCCGCCGTCCGCGCCCTCTTCGCGCGCGCCGTACGCCCCGGCGAGCCGAGCCCGGCCGACGCCGCCCGGCTGCTGCCCGTACCGCAGGCCGTGGAGTGCCTGAACACGGCGGCGGCGCTCGTCCCGACCGTCCCCGTCCTCGGCTGGGCCGAGGACGCCGATCCCGTCGTACGGCAGGAAGCCGTGGGCGCGGACGCACCCCTGCCCGCCCTGCTCGCCCGAGCCGCCGTCGCCTTCCTCGCGAGCCCCGACCGGCAACGCCTGCGCGCCTGCCACGCGCCGCGCTGCGTGCGGTACTTCATCAAGGAACACCCACGCCAGGAGTGGTGCAAACCGTCGTGCGGAAACCGCGCCAGGGTCGCCCGGCACCACGAGCGGCACAAGAAGTCCGCATAG
- a CDS encoding crotonase/enoyl-CoA hydratase family protein: MGGTEHLTVQREGATLVLTLNRPEARNALSLPMLVGLYDGWVEADEDDAIRSIVLTGAGGAFCAGMDLKALAGKGMEGEQYRDRLKADPDLHWKAMLRHHRPRKPVIAAVEGYCVAGGTEILQGTDIRVAGESATFGLFEVKRGLFPIGGSTVRLQRQIPRTHALEMLLTGRPYSAREAAGIGLIGHVVPDGTALDKALAVAEQINACGPLAVEAVKASVYETAEMTETDGLAAELGRGWPIFDTADAKEGSRAFAEKRPPVYRRA, from the coding sequence ATGGGTGGGACGGAACACCTCACCGTGCAGCGCGAAGGCGCCACACTGGTGCTCACACTCAACAGGCCCGAGGCCAGGAACGCGCTCTCGCTGCCGATGCTGGTCGGTCTGTACGACGGCTGGGTCGAGGCCGACGAGGACGACGCGATCCGCTCGATCGTGCTCACCGGCGCGGGGGGTGCCTTCTGCGCCGGGATGGACCTCAAGGCGCTGGCCGGAAAGGGCATGGAGGGCGAGCAGTACCGGGACCGGCTGAAAGCCGACCCCGATCTGCACTGGAAGGCGATGCTGCGCCACCACCGCCCCCGCAAACCGGTGATCGCCGCCGTCGAGGGGTACTGCGTCGCGGGCGGCACGGAGATCCTCCAGGGCACCGACATCCGCGTCGCCGGCGAGTCGGCGACCTTCGGGCTCTTCGAGGTAAAGCGCGGCCTGTTCCCCATCGGCGGGTCCACGGTCCGGCTGCAACGCCAGATCCCGCGCACCCACGCCCTCGAAATGCTGCTCACCGGACGCCCGTACTCGGCCCGGGAGGCCGCCGGCATCGGCCTGATCGGCCATGTCGTGCCCGACGGCACCGCGTTGGACAAGGCCCTCGCCGTCGCCGAGCAGATCAACGCCTGCGGCCCGCTCGCCGTCGAGGCCGTCAAGGCGTCCGTGTACGAGACCGCCGAGATGACCGAGACCGACGGCCTCGCGGCCGAACTGGGGCGCGGCTGGCCGATCTTCGACACCGCCGACGCCAAGGAGGGCTCCCGGGCCTTCGCCGAGAAGCGCCCGCCCGTCTACCGGCGCGCCTGA
- a CDS encoding DUF397 domain-containing protein codes for MAESTIEQHPLAGWDKPELDLSNAEWQSSSRGRGDVQIAFVEGFIAMRNSGRPESPSLIFTPAEWGAFVSGAREGEFDLT; via the coding sequence GTGGCCGAAAGCACCATTGAGCAGCACCCGCTCGCGGGCTGGGACAAGCCGGAGCTGGACCTGAGCAACGCGGAGTGGCAGTCCAGCAGCCGAGGGCGGGGAGACGTCCAGATCGCTTTTGTCGAGGGCTTCATCGCGATGCGCAACAGTGGTCGGCCCGAGAGCCCTTCTCTGATCTTCACACCCGCGGAATGGGGCGCGTTCGTATCGGGGGCGCGCGAGGGCGAGTTCGATCTGACCTGA
- a CDS encoding SpoIIE family protein phosphatase — protein sequence MGDFVGETSTRPADAAGPHHCRYDIEQHRAGPGGAEERFRGLLEAAPDAMVIVDDTGTIKLVNAQTEALFGYQREELLGHPVELLVPGRFRAHHTFHRDGYANNRQVRPMGAGLELHGLRKDGTEFPVEISLSPLETTDGLLVSAAVRDVSDRKAAEERFRGLLEAAPDAMVIVDDTGTIKLVNAQTEALFGYQREELLGHPVELLVPGRFRAHHTHHRDGYTNNRQVRPMGAGLQLHGLRKDGTEFPVEISLSPLETTDGLLVSAAVRDVSDRKRAEARINELAGLVESSQDAILAKTLNGDITYWNAAAERLYGYSRAEVVGRHVSLLAPSERRDEIDVLLDRLRNGEKVEHFETLRLTRCGGLLDVDITLWPTRAPDGAIIGACAIVRDISDRKRAEAELTFLYEQQRHIALTLQRSLMGTPPAIPGLSTASRYRPATQGAGVGGDWFDLIPLGAGRVGVLIGDVMGRGLDAAAVMGQLRSAAHALAKTGMQPRQLMQALEAVVGDLDVPDQLVTCCYLIIAADAGEVTVCSAGHLPVLVATPGDGARSLPAPVNAPLGVGDVLYQQSTAVMPPGATLVLYTDGLIETPGSDIEDQLSKLTATLGALFVTVPDLEDAADQVLAALLPDAEGHNDDVTLLFTRLPDGPLSSVTTDLPAVAESVPEGRAFLSKALTSWDCATTADDARLLLSEVLTNAVQHAQGPIGLHVCRTTTDLTVEISDSSPHLPQPRPAAEDEESGRGLILVRALADDWGVRPTDEGKTTWFTLRL from the coding sequence ATGGGCGACTTTGTCGGAGAGACTTCAACTCGGCCCGCCGATGCGGCAGGCCCTCACCACTGTCGGTACGACATCGAGCAGCACAGGGCGGGTCCAGGAGGCGCGGAGGAGAGGTTTCGCGGGCTGCTCGAAGCGGCGCCCGACGCCATGGTCATCGTCGACGACACCGGCACCATCAAACTCGTCAACGCCCAGACCGAAGCCCTCTTCGGATACCAACGCGAAGAACTCCTCGGCCACCCCGTCGAACTCCTCGTTCCCGGCCGTTTCCGCGCCCACCACACCTTCCACCGCGACGGCTACGCCAACAACCGCCAAGTACGCCCCATGGGCGCCGGACTCGAACTCCACGGCCTCCGCAAGGACGGCACCGAATTCCCCGTCGAAATCAGCCTCAGCCCCCTCGAAACCACCGACGGCCTCCTCGTCTCCGCCGCCGTCCGCGACGTCAGCGACCGCAAGGCGGCGGAGGAAAGGTTTCGGGGACTGCTCGAAGCGGCGCCCGACGCCATGGTCATCGTCGACGACACCGGCACCATCAAACTCGTCAACGCCCAGACCGAAGCCCTCTTCGGATACCAACGCGAAGAACTCCTCGGCCACCCCGTCGAACTCCTGGTCCCCGGCCGTTTCCGCGCCCACCACACCCACCACCGCGACGGCTACACCAACAACCGCCAAGTACGCCCCATGGGCGCCGGACTCCAACTCCACGGCCTCCGCAAGGACGGCACCGAATTCCCCGTCGAAATCAGCCTCAGCCCCCTCGAAACCACCGACGGCCTCCTCGTCTCCGCCGCCGTCCGCGACGTCAGCGACCGCAAGCGCGCCGAAGCCCGTATCAACGAGCTGGCCGGACTGGTGGAATCGTCCCAGGACGCGATCCTCGCCAAGACCCTGAACGGCGACATCACTTACTGGAACGCGGCGGCCGAGCGGCTGTACGGATATTCGCGGGCCGAGGTCGTGGGCCGGCACGTGTCGCTTCTGGCGCCGTCGGAGCGCCGGGACGAGATAGACGTACTCCTGGACCGGCTGCGCAACGGGGAGAAGGTCGAGCACTTCGAGACACTGCGGCTCACCCGCTGCGGTGGCCTGCTGGACGTCGACATCACCCTGTGGCCCACCCGTGCCCCGGACGGCGCGATCATCGGGGCCTGCGCCATCGTCCGTGACATCAGCGACCGCAAGCGGGCCGAGGCGGAGCTGACCTTCCTCTACGAGCAGCAGCGGCATATCGCCCTCACCCTGCAGCGCAGCCTGATGGGCACGCCGCCCGCCATCCCCGGTCTCTCCACGGCGAGCCGCTACCGGCCCGCCACCCAGGGGGCCGGGGTGGGCGGTGACTGGTTCGACCTGATCCCCCTGGGGGCCGGCCGGGTCGGGGTGCTGATCGGCGACGTGATGGGCCGCGGTCTGGATGCCGCCGCCGTGATGGGGCAGCTGCGGTCCGCCGCGCATGCCCTGGCCAAGACCGGTATGCAGCCCCGCCAGCTCATGCAGGCCCTGGAGGCGGTCGTCGGGGACCTGGACGTGCCCGACCAGCTGGTCACGTGCTGCTATCTCATCATCGCCGCCGACGCGGGGGAGGTGACGGTCTGCTCCGCGGGGCACCTGCCGGTGCTGGTGGCCACTCCCGGCGACGGCGCCCGGTCTCTCCCGGCGCCCGTGAACGCGCCTCTCGGTGTCGGCGACGTCCTCTATCAGCAGTCCACCGCGGTCATGCCGCCCGGTGCCACGCTCGTCCTCTACACCGACGGTCTCATCGAAACGCCGGGCTCCGACATCGAGGACCAGCTCTCCAAGCTCACCGCGACCCTGGGGGCCCTCTTCGTCACTGTCCCGGACCTGGAGGACGCCGCCGACCAAGTGCTGGCCGCCCTGCTGCCCGACGCCGAGGGTCATAACGACGACGTCACCCTGCTGTTCACCCGGCTGCCCGACGGGCCTCTGTCGTCCGTCACGACGGACCTGCCCGCCGTTGCCGAGTCCGTGCCCGAAGGCCGTGCCTTCCTCAGCAAGGCCCTCACCTCATGGGACTGCGCGACCACCGCGGACGACGCCCGGCTTCTTCTCTCCGAGGTACTGACCAACGCCGTCCAGCACGCCCAGGGGCCGATCGGCCTGCACGTGTGCCGGACCACCACCGATCTGACCGTCGAGATCAGCGACAGCAGTCCCCATCTGCCCCAGCCCCGTCCGGCGGCCGAGGACGAGGAGTCGGGCCGGGGCCTGATCCTCGTCCGCGCTCTCGCCGACGACTGGGGTGTGCGCCCCACGGACGAGGGCAAGACCACCTGGTTCACGCTCAGGCTGTGA
- a CDS encoding thiolase domain-containing protein, with the protein MSKEPVAVVGIGQTKHVAARRDVSIAGLVREAAGRALEDAELTWADIDAVVIGKAPDFFEGVMMPELYLADALGAVGKPMLRVHTAGSVGGSTALVATNLIAGRVHGTVLTLAYEKQSESNAMWGLSLPIPFQQPLLAGAGGFFAPHVRAYMRRTGAPDTVGSLVAYKDRRNALKNPYAHLHEHDITLEKVQASPMLWDPIRYSETCPSSDGACAMILTDRAGAARSPRPPAWMHGGAMRSEPTLFAGKDFVSPQAGKDCAADVYRQAGIADPRRDIDAVEMYVPFSWYEPMWLENLGFAEEGEGWKLTESGVTELDGDLPVNMSGGVLSTNPIGASGMIRFAEAALQVRGQAGDHQVDGARRVLGHAYGGGSQFFSMWLVGAAPPAS; encoded by the coding sequence ATGAGCAAGGAGCCCGTGGCCGTCGTAGGCATCGGCCAGACCAAGCACGTGGCGGCACGGCGGGACGTGTCCATCGCGGGACTGGTCCGCGAGGCGGCCGGGCGGGCCCTGGAGGACGCCGAGTTGACGTGGGCCGACATCGACGCCGTCGTCATCGGCAAGGCGCCCGACTTCTTCGAGGGCGTCATGATGCCGGAGCTGTATCTCGCGGACGCGCTCGGCGCCGTCGGCAAGCCGATGCTGCGGGTGCACACGGCGGGCTCCGTCGGCGGATCGACGGCCCTGGTCGCCACGAACCTCATCGCGGGGCGCGTCCACGGAACCGTCCTGACCCTGGCGTACGAGAAGCAGTCCGAGTCGAACGCCATGTGGGGCCTGTCGCTGCCGATCCCCTTCCAGCAGCCGCTGCTCGCCGGGGCCGGCGGATTCTTCGCACCCCACGTGCGCGCGTACATGCGGCGCACCGGCGCGCCCGACACGGTCGGCTCGCTCGTCGCGTACAAGGATCGCCGCAACGCGCTGAAGAACCCGTACGCGCATCTCCACGAGCACGACATCACGCTGGAGAAGGTCCAGGCCTCGCCGATGCTGTGGGACCCGATCCGCTACTCGGAGACCTGCCCGTCCTCGGACGGGGCCTGCGCGATGATCCTCACCGACCGGGCGGGGGCGGCCCGTTCGCCCCGGCCGCCCGCCTGGATGCACGGCGGCGCCATGCGCAGTGAGCCCACTCTCTTCGCGGGCAAGGACTTCGTGTCCCCGCAGGCGGGCAAGGACTGCGCGGCCGATGTGTACCGGCAGGCGGGTATCGCGGACCCGCGCCGGGACATCGACGCCGTCGAGATGTACGTGCCGTTCTCCTGGTACGAGCCGATGTGGCTGGAGAACCTGGGTTTCGCCGAGGAGGGCGAGGGCTGGAAACTCACCGAGTCCGGGGTCACGGAGCTGGACGGGGACCTTCCCGTCAACATGTCGGGCGGTGTCCTGTCCACCAATCCGATCGGCGCCTCCGGCATGATCCGCTTCGCCGAAGCGGCACTTCAGGTGCGCGGTCAGGCCGGAGATCACCAGGTCGACGGGGCTCGCAGGGTGCTGGGGCACGCCTACGGCGGCGGATCCCAGTTCTTCTCGATGTGGCTGGTCGGCGCCGCGCCGCCCGCCTCCTGA
- a CDS encoding Zn-ribbon domain-containing OB-fold protein, which translates to MPEVLKAPLVVEFPFTRSLGPVQSAFLTGLRERVVLGVRTSDGRTLVPPVEYDPVTAEEIHDLVEVAPTGTVTTWAWNHEPRRGQPLGTPFAWVLVRLDGADTALLHALDAPGPDAVRTGMRVRIRWAKERSGGITDIACFEPYEGTAEQLTGHDGRFEDMVTGIVAPARLDYVYSPGRAQSGYINALSGRRNVGERCPSCRKVYVPPRGACPTCGVATAEQVEVGPRGTVTTYCIVNIKARNLDIEVPYVYAHIALDGADLALHGRIGGIPYDEVRMGLRVEPVWTDGGGYPDHYRPTGEPDADYETYKELV; encoded by the coding sequence ATGCCCGAAGTCCTCAAAGCCCCCCTCGTCGTCGAATTCCCCTTCACCCGCTCGCTCGGCCCCGTCCAGAGCGCCTTCCTCACCGGCCTGCGCGAGCGCGTCGTCCTCGGCGTGCGCACCTCCGACGGCCGCACCCTCGTCCCGCCCGTCGAGTACGACCCCGTCACCGCCGAGGAGATACACGACCTCGTCGAGGTCGCCCCCACCGGCACCGTCACCACCTGGGCCTGGAACCACGAACCCCGCAGGGGCCAGCCCCTCGGCACCCCCTTCGCCTGGGTCCTGGTGCGACTCGACGGTGCCGACACCGCCCTCCTGCACGCCCTCGACGCCCCGGGCCCCGACGCCGTACGCACCGGCATGCGCGTCCGGATCCGCTGGGCGAAGGAGCGTTCCGGCGGGATCACGGACATCGCCTGCTTCGAACCGTACGAGGGGACGGCGGAGCAACTCACCGGCCACGACGGCCGGTTCGAGGACATGGTGACCGGCATCGTCGCCCCCGCCCGCCTCGACTACGTCTACTCACCCGGCCGCGCCCAGTCCGGCTACATCAACGCCCTCTCCGGCCGGCGCAACGTCGGCGAACGCTGCCCGTCCTGCCGCAAGGTGTACGTCCCGCCGAGGGGTGCCTGCCCCACGTGTGGCGTCGCCACGGCCGAACAGGTCGAGGTGGGTCCGCGCGGCACCGTCACGACGTACTGCATCGTCAACATCAAGGCGAGGAACCTCGACATCGAAGTGCCGTACGTCTACGCGCACATCGCCCTCGACGGCGCCGACCTCGCGCTGCACGGCCGGATCGGCGGCATCCCCTACGACGAGGTGCGGATGGGCCTGCGTGTGGAGCCGGTGTGGACGGACGGTGGCGGCTATCCCGACCACTACCGGCCCACCGGCGAGCCGGACGCGGACTACGAGACGTACAAGGAGCTGGTGTAG